TTCAAAGCGATAGGGAAATTCCCTTGGCGGTTCGCCCAGGTTTATAACCAGCATCCGATAGAGTTCGGCCATCATGCTATTTTTCTCCGCCCGCAGTTCTTCGACCGTTTTGCCGCCGGCATAAAGGGAGCGGAGCCTGACAGCATCGGCGCGCAATTTCCGACTGACTAAATCATTCATGGCATCGGTATTTTCCGAACTGTTGGTCTCCGGCATGACCTCTTTGGGAACGGCTCCGTATTCTTCTATAAGGTCAACCACGTAGTTCCACCAGCCGCCGTCCCCGAACGGATTGCGCAGGATAATTTCCATTTCGCGGTCAAGTAAATCGCGGTCTCGAAATTCAATTATCTGTTCGAGAAAGCAGTTGCCCTTTTCCATTTTGTCCCAGAAAGAGAGATAATTCTGCGAGAACTCGAAGGAGGTCAGTTTGTATTTTTCAATTATGTGGGGACGCATGATATTGAGACCGGCGAAAAGCCAGCATCTACCGGAAGACTTCTGATTGGTGACCCCGCGGACTTTGATTTTATGGCTGAAGACTTCATTATGCTGAATTATCAGATCGCGATTGAGAGCGAGATTTTTGATATCGCTGTTGGTAATGGCGTTATACATGGCCCGTGTCTGGGGGCTCATTTGAAAGGAATCGCGGCAACGCTCGATCAGTTGCGGTGTTAGCGCGCCATCAGCGGCGCCCAGGAATTCCGACGACAGCATGATGAGAATTCCGGCGACAAAGTAAGGGAAACGTTTCATAACGGCTCCTGTTAAGAGGCGGTTTAGAATTTAATCCTTCAATCTATCAAATGCTTCTTATGCTGTCAATACAGCCGAAAATCGGCATGGTACCGGTTGCCTTTTCCGGCGGTTTGATTATATTCCGTAAAATTTTGCACCATTAATTAACCGAGGTAATATCATGGCAAAATATGATGAACTGTATAAGGAACTTCTCGACCGCTGCAAGGAAGTGAATGTAATCGGTTCCTGCGCCGGGCTTCTGGGCTGGGATGAGCGGACCTATATGCCGCGAGCCGGAGCGGCATCACGGGCGACCCAGATTTCGTATCTTTCCGGGCTGGCGCATGAAAAATTTGTCGACCCCCGCATCGGCGAACTGCTCGCCGAACTGGAGCAATCGCCCCTGGTGAAAGA
This genomic interval from Candidatus Zixiibacteriota bacterium contains the following:
- a CDS encoding C1 family peptidase; translation: MKRFPYFVAGILIMLSSEFLGAADGALTPQLIERCRDSFQMSPQTRAMYNAITNSDIKNLALNRDLIIQHNEVFSHKIKVRGVTNQKSSGRCWLFAGLNIMRPHIIEKYKLTSFEFSQNYLSFWDKMEKGNCFLEQIIEFRDRDLLDREMEIILRNPFGDGGWWNYVVDLIEEYGAVPKEVMPETNSSENTDAMNDLVSRKLRADAVRLRSLYAGGKTVEELRAEKNSMMAELYRMLVINLGEPPREFPYRFEDKDSVVSALKIYTPGSFYNDFVGIDLKEYVTLFNDPTREYGKHYQVRMSRNIYDRPDMDYANLEIERLKELAAKSVLDNEPVWFACDVGKDQNRQKGIMAVNLYDYGSIYGGDFEMSKAERALYREGSINHAMALVGVDIRDSKADKWLVENSWGTENGSGGFWTMYDTWFDNYVFNIIVKKKYVPAELLQIFDQPVTTIPPWDPMFEMVR